The genomic interval CTTAGGGTTTTCTTTTAATATGAATAAATCATGCGCTCATACTCATGTATACAAATTATTTCCAATTTTAATAAAGACGTTAGATATATTTAATGTTTTACCTGCAACAAGTTTTTCAACCCCTGAAGAAATGCAGCAGGCTTTTGGCGGAGTTCAAACATTGATAATAGATGCTACAGAGCGTGCTGTACAACGCCCTAGTGACTATGAAGAACAAAATGAATTTTACAGTGGTAAAAAAAACAGCATACAATTAAAAATACCACTATAGCTTCTTTAGGTCATTTAATTTTATATATTGGGGTTAGTTTTCCAGGTAAAAATCATGATTATGGAATGTTTAAAAAAGAATTTAATCCAGAATTAAATTGGTTTAGTAATTTTAATATATTTATTGATTTAGGTTATTTGGGGTTTAATAATGAATATAAAACTAATTCGGTAAATATTCCTCATAAAAAACCAAATAAATCTAAGCATAATCCAAACCCAACATTAACTGAAAAACAAAAAAAAGAAAACAAAGAGATGAGTCGTGAAAGAGTCATTGTTGAGCATGTAATCGGTGGAATGAAAAGATATAGATGCCTAGTTGACAAGTTTAGAAATAAAAAAGAAGGTGTAAAAGATTTATTTTCTTTTTTAGCGGCTATCCTATGGAATTTTAACATGATATATTAACTTCTTCTTAAAGAACAAGTCTAATAATTATCTTAGGGGGACTATCAGGATGATGATATTTTAACGCGTTCCCAATTAGATTTTGTAGTAAACGTGTTATCTGATCTTGACGAGCCCATAATTGAATCCATTGACCGCTAACCTTAATCATCCCTGCATTATGTTCAATTTCGGGAGAAAGAAAGGTGAGTGCTTCATCTAAAGCCTCTCGGCTATCTATTAATTTAATCCCTTCCATTTTTCGACCAATTCTTGAAAAATCTAATAAGGCTAAAATCATTTCATCCATGCGTGTCGAA from Methylococcales bacterium carries:
- a CDS encoding transposase family protein, encoding MKIKEILPRIYDDRQLRALTGLKTEHFILLLSLFEKTLIEDQKEKHENKERKYGSGLDSTLKTPADKLLFILNYMKCYSTFDHLGFSFNMNKSCAHTHVYKLFPILIKTLDIFNVLPATSFSTPEEMQQAFGGVQTLIIDATERAVQRPSDYEEQNEFYSGKKNSIQLKIPL
- a CDS encoding transposase family protein, encoding MGVSFPGKNHDYGMFKKEFNPELNWFSNFNIFIDLGYLGFNNEYKTNSVNIPHKKPNKSKHNPNPTLTEKQKKENKEMSRERVIVEHVIGGMKRYRCLVDKFRNKKEGVKDLFSFLAAILWNFNMIY